The Staphylothermus marinus F1 genome has a segment encoding these proteins:
- a CDS encoding RsmB/NOP family class I SAM-dependent RNA methyltransferase, with protein sequence MRNKYEDKSWCIDDLVIHPHIPSINDILRDIYIEPSIISKKLASKYGYLPYMVERYIKILGFKDTVDLLNAFEKPLKPVVRTNTLLIDEDTLYERLEQLGFKLERIKWSRESYRVISAPKSPSIGATHEYLKGYYYVHRDSASLVPVKLLMHEFEGDVLDACAAPGGKATYIAQILNNKYEVLANDLVLYRLKSLIGHIARMRIKNIVVTWSDARKLPILIDKRYDRVLLDVPCSGEGTIMFDQGRKTRTSLKDLARIVRREIEILLSGIDMLTKNGVLAYVTCSIAPEENEYVVAKVLEMRDDIEIVKPPVKLFDWSPWLKSYLGINFPNEFKYCIRIWPHIHSMIGLTTCLLRRIK encoded by the coding sequence TTGAGGAACAAATACGAAGATAAATCATGGTGTATAGATGACTTGGTAATACACCCACATATACCATCTATTAATGATATCCTTCGGGACATATATATTGAACCAAGCATTATTTCTAAAAAATTAGCAAGCAAATATGGATACTTACCATATATGGTTGAAAGATATATTAAGATCCTTGGATTCAAGGATACAGTAGATCTTCTAAATGCGTTCGAGAAACCTTTAAAACCAGTAGTTAGAACCAATACATTACTAATAGATGAGGATACACTATATGAGAGGCTCGAACAACTAGGGTTTAAGCTTGAAAGAATAAAATGGAGTAGAGAATCTTATAGAGTAATATCAGCTCCTAAATCACCAAGCATAGGCGCTACACACGAGTATTTGAAAGGATACTATTATGTTCATCGAGACTCAGCTAGTCTTGTACCAGTAAAGTTGCTAATGCATGAATTTGAAGGAGATGTTCTAGATGCATGTGCTGCTCCTGGAGGAAAAGCAACATATATAGCGCAAATACTCAATAACAAATATGAAGTCCTTGCAAACGATCTAGTACTTTATCGTTTAAAATCATTAATAGGACATATTGCTCGGATGAGAATAAAAAACATAGTTGTTACATGGTCTGATGCTAGAAAACTACCTATCCTTATCGATAAACGCTATGATAGAGTATTGCTCGATGTTCCATGTAGTGGGGAAGGAACAATAATGTTTGATCAAGGACGTAAAACTAGGACATCCCTGAAAGACTTAGCGAGAATAGTTAGGAGAGAAATCGAGATCTTATTATCCGGCATAGACATGCTAACAAAAAACGGTGTACTAGCATATGTTACTTGTAGCATAGCTCCTGAGGAAAACGAGTATGTTGTGGCAAAGGTGTTAGAGATGAGAGACGATATAGAAATCGTTAAGCCTCCGGTGAAATTGTTTGATTGGAGTCCTTGGCTTAAAAGTTATCTAGGAATTAATTTCCCCAACGAATTTAAGTACTGTATTAGGATCTGGCCCCATATTCATAGCATGATAGGTTTAACCACGTGCTTGTTAAGGAGGATTAAATAG
- a CDS encoding DUF72 domain-containing protein, whose amino-acid sequence MEVYVGTSGWMYDWNELGSFDWYVKYSGLNAVELNASFYRFPFRNQVLSWSRKGRNLRWSIKVHRSITHYRRLSESALSIWKKFYDLFSPLDKYVDFYLFQMPPNFVYKDRNMDKIKKFYEESGLEERFALEIRHHSWFNEAFINWCSKLGLTLVSIDAPIGTWVVNTNGIIYLRIHGREYWYAYDYNREELEELVEKMIKLKPYKIYVFFNNDHWMLSNARLMKQILEEQIRR is encoded by the coding sequence TTGGAAGTATATGTGGGTACTTCCGGCTGGATGTATGATTGGAATGAACTAGGTAGTTTCGACTGGTATGTAAAATATAGCGGGCTTAATGCTGTAGAGTTGAATGCTAGTTTCTACAGGTTTCCCTTTAGAAACCAAGTTCTTTCCTGGAGCCGTAAAGGTAGAAATCTTAGATGGAGTATTAAGGTTCATAGAAGTATTACGCATTATAGAAGACTCTCCGAATCAGCTCTTAGTATTTGGAAGAAATTCTATGATTTATTTTCTCCCCTAGATAAATATGTTGATTTCTATCTTTTCCAGATGCCTCCCAACTTCGTATATAAAGATAGAAATATGGATAAGATTAAGAAGTTTTATGAAGAATCAGGTCTCGAGGAAAGATTTGCATTAGAGATAAGGCATCATTCATGGTTTAATGAAGCATTCATAAATTGGTGTTCGAAACTGGGTCTTACTCTTGTCTCTATCGATGCACCTATTGGGACATGGGTTGTGAATACTAATGGAATAATCTATCTCAGAATCCATGGTAGAGAATACTGGTATGCATATGATTATAATCGGGAAGAACTTGAAGAGCTTGTTGAGAAAATGATTAAGTTAAAACCATACAAAATATATGTGTTCTTCAATAATGATCATTGGATGCTAAGTAATGCTAGATTAATGAAGCAAATACTTGAGGAACAAATACGAAGATAA